The Neovison vison isolate M4711 chromosome 5, ASM_NN_V1, whole genome shotgun sequence genome includes a region encoding these proteins:
- the CDK5R1 gene encoding cyclin-dependent kinase 5 activator 1, giving the protein MGTVLSLSPSYRKATLFEDGAATVGHYTAVQNSKNAKDKNLKRHSIISVLPWKRIVAVSAKKKNSKKVQPNSSYQNNITHLNNENLKKSLSCANLSTFAQPPPAQPPAPAAGQLSGSQSGVSSSVKKAPHPALTSTGTPKRVIVQASTSELLRCLGEFLCRRCYRLKHLSPTDPVLWLRSVDRSLLLQGWQDQGFITPANVVFLYMLCRDVISSEVGSDHELQAILLTCLYLSYSYMGNEISYPLKPFLVESCKEAFWDRCLSVINLMSSKMLQINADPHYFTQVFSDLKNESGQEDKKRLLLGLDR; this is encoded by the coding sequence ATGGGCACGGTGCTGTCCCTGTCCCCCAGCTACCGAAAGGCCACGTTGTTTGAGGATGGCGCGGCCACGGTGGGCCACTACACGGCCGTGCAGAACAGCAAGAACGCCAAGGACAAGAACCTGAAGCGGCACTCCATCATCTCTGTGCTGCCGTGGAAGAGGATCGTGGCCGTGTCGGCCAAGAAGAAGAACTCCAAGAAGGTGCAGCCGAACAGCAGCTACCAGAACAACATCACGCACCTCAACAATGAGAATCTGAAGAAGTCGCTGTCGTGCGCCAACCTGTCCACGTTCGCCCAGCCCCCACCGGCCCAGCCGCCCGCACCCGCTGCCGGCCAGCTCTCGGGCTCCCAGAGCGGGGTCTCCTCCTCCGTCAAGAAGGCCCCGCACCCTGCCCTCACCTCCACAGGGACGCCCAAACGTGTCATCGTCCAGGCGTCCACGAGCGAGCTGCTGCGCTGCCTGGGCGAGTTTCTGTGCCGCCGGTGCTACCGCCTAAAGCACCTGTCCCCCACGGACCCTGTGCTCTGGCTGCGCAGCGTGGACCGCTCGCTGCTCCTGCAGGGCTGGCAGGACCAGGGCTTCATCACGCCCGCCAACGTGGTCTTCCTCTACATGCTGTGCAGGGATGTCATCTCCTCCGAGGTGGGCTCGGACCACGAGCTCCAGGCCATCCTGCTGACCTGCCTGTACCTCTCCTACTCTTACATGGGCAACGAGATTTCCTACCCGCTCAAGCCCTTCCTGGTGGAGAGCTGCAAGGAGGCCTTTTGGGACCGCTGCCTCTCCGTCATCAACCTCATGAGCTCCAAGATGCTGCAGATCAACGCTGACCCGCACTACTTCACGCAGGTGTTCTCCGACCTGAAGAACGAGAGTGGTCAGGAGGACAAGAAACGGCTCCTCCTTGGGCTTGATCGGTGA